One window of the Microvirga mediterraneensis genome contains the following:
- a CDS encoding ABC transporter ATP-binding protein translates to MKQQKKSGDATRDVLRFTFRHWREEPRYVALIVVTMMVSTLADVFMPVFAGRLVDAISMGGNDRDAALHAALVAFAFMTGLGLLMIVMRHLAFYGIVELTLRVMGRVAQDAFARVQRFSTDWHANSFAGSTVRKITRGMWALDLMHDTLLLALLPSLTVLAGSMIVLGLRWPVMGVVIGVSALSYIVMTGFLATRYVAPAARLANAWDTRVGGTLADALSCNPVVKAFGAEIREDQRLTWVLRKWQSRTSRLWQRGTNSGTVQFIALLGIRAAIIGTAIWLWWNNRATPGDLAYVLTTYFVIHGYLRDVGMHINNLRRSVNDMEELVEIHRERVGVPDRPDAKPIRISRGEVAFDRVTFHYAGHDTPLYRDLSVTIRAGERVGLVGPSGSGKTTLVKLIQRLYDVTGGKILIDGQNIAQSEQASLRAQIAIVQQEPILFHRTLAENIAYGRPGASMAEIERAARLANAHDFIVNLPKGYSTLVGERGVKLSGGERQRVAIARAFLADAPILILDEATSALDSESEVLIQQAMERLMVGRTSIVIAHRLSTVRALDRILVFDRGRMVEEGDHLTLYRKGGLYRRLCDHQGLDLAKAPRSDMAAE, encoded by the coding sequence ATGAAACAGCAGAAGAAGAGCGGGGACGCCACCCGCGATGTCCTGAGATTCACGTTCCGGCACTGGCGCGAAGAACCGCGCTATGTGGCGCTGATCGTCGTAACCATGATGGTTTCGACCCTGGCCGATGTGTTCATGCCCGTCTTCGCAGGACGGCTTGTCGATGCCATCTCCATGGGCGGCAACGACCGTGACGCCGCCCTTCATGCGGCGCTGGTCGCGTTCGCCTTTATGACGGGCCTCGGCCTGCTCATGATCGTCATGCGGCATCTGGCGTTCTACGGCATCGTGGAGCTGACGCTGCGCGTGATGGGACGCGTGGCGCAGGATGCGTTCGCACGCGTGCAGCGTTTCTCGACCGACTGGCACGCCAATTCCTTCGCCGGTTCCACGGTGCGCAAGATCACGCGCGGCATGTGGGCGCTCGACCTGATGCACGACACGCTTCTCCTGGCGCTGCTGCCCTCGCTCACGGTGCTCGCCGGCTCGATGATCGTGCTGGGCCTGCGCTGGCCGGTGATGGGCGTCGTCATCGGGGTAAGCGCTCTTTCCTACATCGTCATGACGGGCTTCCTGGCGACGCGCTACGTCGCGCCCGCCGCGCGGCTGGCGAATGCCTGGGATACGCGCGTCGGCGGCACCCTGGCCGATGCCTTGAGCTGCAATCCCGTCGTGAAGGCCTTCGGGGCCGAAATCCGCGAGGACCAGCGCCTCACCTGGGTTCTGCGCAAGTGGCAGAGCCGCACGAGCCGTCTCTGGCAGCGCGGCACCAACAGCGGCACGGTGCAGTTCATCGCGCTGCTCGGCATCCGCGCGGCCATCATCGGCACGGCGATCTGGCTGTGGTGGAACAACCGTGCGACGCCGGGCGATCTTGCCTATGTGCTCACGACCTATTTCGTGATCCATGGCTACCTGCGCGACGTGGGCATGCACATCAACAACTTACGCCGTTCCGTGAACGACATGGAGGAACTCGTCGAGATCCACCGGGAGCGTGTCGGCGTTCCGGACCGCCCCGATGCGAAGCCCATCCGCATCTCGCGCGGCGAGGTCGCGTTCGATCGCGTCACGTTCCACTATGCGGGACACGATACGCCGCTCTACCGGGACCTGTCGGTGACGATCCGGGCGGGCGAGCGCGTCGGCCTTGTCGGCCCGTCGGGTTCGGGCAAGACGACCCTCGTCAAGCTCATCCAGCGCCTCTACGACGTGACGGGCGGAAAGATCCTGATCGACGGTCAGAACATCGCGCAAAGCGAGCAGGCGTCCCTGCGCGCACAGATCGCCATCGTGCAGCAGGAGCCGATCCTGTTCCATCGCACGCTGGCCGAGAACATCGCCTATGGGCGGCCCGGTGCCTCCATGGCGGAGATCGAGCGCGCGGCGCGGCTCGCCAACGCGCACGACTTCATCGTGAACCTGCCCAAGGGGTATTCGACCCTCGTGGGTGAGCGCGGCGTGAAGCTTTCGGGTGGCGAGCGTCAGCGGGTTGCCATCGCGCGCGCCTTCCTGGCCGACGCTCCGATCCTGATCCTGGACGAGGCGACCTCCGCGCTCGACTCGGAATCGGAGGTTCTGATCCAGCAGGCGATGGAGCGGCTCATGGTGGGGCGTACCTCCATCGTGATCGCGCACCGTCTGTCCACCGTGCGCGCCCTCGATCGCATCCTCGTCTTCGACAGGGGACGGATGGTGGAGGAGGGCGATCATCTCACGCTCTATCGCAAGGGAGGCCTCTACCGCCGCCTTTGCGACCATCAGGGGCTGGATCTCGCCAAGGCGCCCCGGTCCGACATGGCCGCCGAGTAG
- a CDS encoding GAF domain-containing protein has product MFEVKDIPLSANKRDFYASLAQQLTGLLEGEPDAIANAANMSALIYQFLPDLNWAGFYFMRGPELVLGPFQGKTACVRIAVGRGVCGTAVERKESIVVPDVHAFPGHIACDSASRSELVVPLVKDGRVLGVLDLDSPSPNRFDEEDREGCETLVQIYLAASELSH; this is encoded by the coding sequence ATGTTCGAAGTCAAAGACATCCCTCTCTCCGCCAACAAGCGGGACTTCTACGCCTCGCTTGCCCAGCAGCTCACCGGACTTCTGGAGGGCGAGCCGGATGCGATCGCGAATGCGGCCAACATGTCGGCCCTGATCTACCAGTTCCTGCCGGATCTGAACTGGGCCGGGTTCTATTTCATGCGTGGACCAGAACTCGTTCTCGGTCCCTTCCAGGGCAAGACGGCCTGCGTGCGCATCGCGGTCGGGCGCGGCGTGTGCGGCACGGCCGTGGAGCGCAAGGAATCCATCGTGGTGCCGGACGTCCATGCATTCCCTGGCCACATCGCCTGCGACAGCGCCTCCCGGTCCGAACTTGTCGTGCCTCTCGTCAAGGATGGCCGCGTCCTCGGCGTGCTTGATCTCGACAGCCCCAGCCCGAACAGGTTCGACGAGGAGGATCGCGAAGGCTGCGAGACGCTCGTGCAGATCTATCTCGCGGCTTCCGAACTGTCGCATTAA
- a CDS encoding NAD(P)/FAD-dependent oxidoreductase, whose translation MQPAYIETYYSRNATTERYAPAVGHTEADVCIVGGGLAGLTAALKLARIGRKVVLLEAQRVAWGASGRNGGFVSAGYATGVVAIERRVGPDQARELFRLSMEGVEIVRNTIDGLGIRDAHPVPGIAKALRYDSRGALKLASERQQREFGLRLRYLPRDEVRELFVSPKYHEAVLDEGAFHFHPLNYARALAREASRLGAAIHEHSPVVTADLDGARKIVRTNSAEITAEHVVFTTGGYTGGVLPALKRAFLPIATYVLLTEQAPDLVQGAIRTRAAILDDRRAGDYYRLVDGGSRILWGGRITTRTTDPRDIAALLRREMVTTYPQLSDLQVEIAWSGLMAYARHLMPQIGQWKPGVWYCTAFGGHGMNTTAIGGTVIAEGITGESDRYRLFAPFDLAWNGGIFGRAAVQLTYWSYQAADAVKEFRAR comes from the coding sequence ATGCAGCCCGCCTATATCGAAACCTATTACAGCCGCAACGCCACGACGGAACGCTATGCGCCGGCGGTGGGACACACCGAGGCGGATGTCTGTATCGTCGGCGGCGGACTCGCAGGTCTGACGGCGGCATTGAAGTTGGCGCGCATCGGGCGCAAGGTCGTGCTGCTCGAAGCGCAGCGCGTGGCCTGGGGAGCATCGGGCCGCAACGGCGGCTTTGTCTCCGCCGGCTATGCCACGGGCGTCGTCGCCATCGAACGCCGGGTTGGGCCCGATCAGGCGCGGGAGCTGTTCCGCCTCTCCATGGAGGGGGTGGAGATCGTCCGCAACACGATCGATGGGCTCGGAATTCGCGATGCTCATCCGGTCCCCGGCATTGCGAAGGCGCTGCGCTACGATTCTCGCGGAGCTCTCAAACTGGCAAGCGAACGTCAGCAGCGCGAATTCGGACTGCGACTTCGCTACTTGCCCCGGGATGAGGTGAGGGAGCTTTTCGTCTCTCCCAAGTATCACGAGGCGGTCCTCGACGAAGGTGCCTTCCACTTCCATCCATTGAATTACGCACGTGCGCTGGCCCGCGAGGCGTCACGGCTGGGCGCCGCGATTCATGAGCACTCGCCGGTGGTGACCGCAGATCTCGACGGCGCTCGCAAGATCGTCCGCACGAACAGTGCCGAGATCACGGCCGAGCACGTCGTGTTCACAACGGGCGGCTATACCGGCGGCGTGCTGCCTGCGCTGAAGCGCGCCTTCCTGCCGATTGCCACCTACGTTCTGCTGACCGAACAGGCACCGGACTTGGTGCAGGGCGCCATCCGGACCCGGGCGGCCATTCTCGATGATCGCCGGGCAGGAGATTATTACCGGCTCGTCGATGGCGGAAGCCGCATCCTCTGGGGCGGGCGCATCACGACGCGCACGACCGATCCGCGCGACATTGCGGCTCTCCTCCGGCGCGAGATGGTGACGACCTATCCGCAGCTGTCGGATTTGCAGGTGGAGATCGCCTGGTCGGGCCTCATGGCTTACGCCAGGCACCTGATGCCGCAGATCGGCCAGTGGAAGCCGGGTGTCTGGTACTGCACGGCCTTCGGCGGCCACGGCATGAACACCACCGCGATCGGCGGTACGGTCATTGCGGAAGGCATTACGGGCGAAAGCGACCGCTATCGTCTCTTTGCGCCCTTCGATTTGGCATGGAATGGCGGCATCTTCGGTCGCGCCGCGGTTCAGCTTACCTACTGGAGTTATCAGGCCGCTGATGCGGTCAAGGAATTTCGCGCTCGCTGA
- a CDS encoding M10 family metallopeptidase, whose translation MPAVETYSSTGNAYIDAVLGNVRWVPSNLTYSFPTAAASYGSSYGDGEAAKGFGAFNGTQQAIARTALNLYSAVSNLTFLELGGTSGPSADLRFAQSDLPNTAWAYFPSTNATGGDVWVNNSSLSYARPMKGNYAYFTIVHEIGHALGLEHSHENGMPVDRDSMEYTVMSYRSYEGASVSTGYANETWGYAQSLMMYDIAAIQHIYGANYTTNSGNTTYTWSPTTGEMFINGVGQGAPGGNQILLTVWDGGGVDTYSFTAYTTSLTIDLQPGAWTITSQEQRAKLNWDGSKLAVGSIANALLYQGNTASLIENASGGTAADVIKGNAAGNALRGNGGNDKLYGLNGNDALFGGSGNDRLEGGAGSDKLYGQGGKDVLIGGGGADAFVFQALSDSRGSSFDTIQDFRRGSDHIDLRSIDANTKVAGNQAFTFIGKSAFHGKAGELRFADGILSADVNGDTIVDFKVKIAGLSSLSKGDFYL comes from the coding sequence ATGCCTGCTGTCGAGACATACTCCTCCACGGGAAACGCCTATATCGACGCCGTTCTAGGCAACGTCAGATGGGTGCCGAGCAATCTGACCTACAGCTTTCCTACTGCAGCCGCTTCGTATGGCTCATCCTACGGAGACGGTGAGGCGGCGAAGGGATTCGGCGCGTTCAACGGGACGCAGCAGGCCATCGCACGCACGGCGCTGAACCTCTACTCCGCCGTCAGCAACCTGACATTCCTGGAATTGGGCGGAACGAGCGGCCCGTCGGCCGATCTCCGTTTTGCGCAATCGGATCTGCCCAATACGGCATGGGCCTACTTTCCGAGCACGAACGCGACCGGCGGCGACGTCTGGGTCAACAATTCAAGCCTCAGCTATGCGCGCCCGATGAAGGGCAACTACGCCTATTTCACCATCGTGCATGAGATCGGCCATGCCCTTGGGCTTGAGCACTCCCATGAGAACGGCATGCCGGTCGATCGGGACAGCATGGAATATACCGTGATGAGCTACCGCTCCTATGAGGGCGCCTCAGTCAGTACGGGCTATGCCAACGAGACCTGGGGTTACGCCCAGTCGCTCATGATGTACGACATCGCGGCCATCCAGCACATCTACGGCGCGAACTACACGACCAACAGCGGCAACACGACCTATACCTGGAGTCCGACGACCGGCGAGATGTTCATCAACGGTGTCGGCCAGGGCGCTCCCGGCGGCAATCAGATCCTGCTGACCGTCTGGGATGGCGGCGGCGTCGATACCTACAGCTTCACCGCCTACACCACATCTCTCACGATCGACCTGCAACCGGGGGCCTGGACGATCACGTCTCAGGAGCAGCGAGCCAAGTTGAACTGGGACGGCTCCAAGCTCGCCGTCGGCAGCATCGCCAACGCCCTTCTCTATCAAGGCAACACGGCTTCCCTTATCGAAAACGCATCCGGCGGCACCGCGGCCGATGTGATCAAAGGCAATGCGGCCGGCAACGCGCTTCGGGGCAATGGCGGCAATGACAAGCTTTACGGCTTGAATGGCAACGACGCGCTGTTCGGTGGAAGCGGCAATGACAGGCTTGAGGGTGGCGCAGGGAGCGACAAGCTTTATGGCCAGGGCGGCAAGGATGTGCTCATCGGTGGCGGCGGGGCGGATGCGTTCGTCTTTCAGGCCCTGAGCGATTCCCGCGGATCGTCGTTCGATACGATTCAGGATTTCCGGCGCGGATCGGATCACATCGATCTGCGCAGCATCGATGCCAACACGAAGGTCGCGGGCAATCAGGCCTTCACCTTCATCGGAAAGTCGGCATTCCACGGCAAGGCCGGGGAGCTGCGCTTTGCCGATGGAATCCTATCGGCCGACGTGAACGGCGACACGATCGTCGACTTCAAAGTCAAGATCGCGGGCCTCTCTTCCCTGTCGAAGGGTGACTTCTATCTGTAA
- the hemA gene encoding 5-aminolevulinate synthase produces MDYQNFFTSALDRLQAERRYRVFADIERLAGRYPQAIWHAPEGPRPITVWCSNDYLGMGQNRDVTRAMVEAAWRLGTGAGGTRNISGNSNPIVALEAELADLHGKEAALVFTSGYVSNQTGISTLAKLIPNCLILSDALNHNSMIEGVRQSGCDKAIFRHNDLDHLEELLRAAGDRPKLIVFESVYSMDGDISPIHAICDLAERYGAMTYIDEVHAVGMYGPRGAGIAEREGAMHRIDVIEGTLGKAFGVMGGYLTGTKAVMDAIRSFAPGFIFTTALPPAVAAAATASIRHLKASSAERQQQQRQVARTKAVLSGVGLPVLDTVTHIVPVMVGDAEACKAASDRLLDKHGIYIQPINYPTVPRGTERLRITPGPFHSNAHIDALAAALVEVWTALRLPLEPKIQAAE; encoded by the coding sequence ATGGATTATCAGAACTTCTTCACGTCAGCCCTCGATCGCCTTCAGGCCGAGCGGCGCTATCGCGTTTTTGCCGATATCGAGCGGCTGGCCGGCCGTTATCCCCAGGCGATCTGGCACGCGCCGGAAGGCCCCCGCCCCATCACCGTCTGGTGCTCAAACGACTATCTCGGCATGGGCCAGAACCGGGACGTGACCCGCGCCATGGTCGAGGCTGCCTGGCGGTTGGGAACCGGCGCCGGCGGCACCCGCAACATCTCCGGCAACAGCAACCCCATCGTGGCGCTCGAGGCCGAACTCGCCGACCTGCACGGCAAGGAGGCGGCCCTCGTCTTCACCTCGGGCTATGTCTCGAACCAGACCGGCATCTCCACGCTCGCCAAGCTGATCCCGAACTGCCTGATCCTTTCGGACGCGCTCAACCACAATTCGATGATCGAGGGCGTGCGCCAGTCGGGCTGCGACAAGGCGATCTTCCGCCACAACGACCTCGACCACCTGGAAGAGCTGCTCCGGGCGGCGGGCGACCGGCCCAAGCTGATCGTGTTCGAGAGCGTCTATTCCATGGACGGCGACATCTCCCCGATCCATGCCATCTGCGACCTCGCCGAGCGCTACGGTGCCATGACCTATATCGACGAGGTCCATGCGGTCGGCATGTACGGCCCGCGCGGCGCCGGCATCGCCGAGCGCGAAGGCGCCATGCACCGGATCGACGTGATCGAGGGTACCTTGGGCAAGGCTTTCGGCGTCATGGGCGGGTATCTGACCGGCACGAAGGCCGTGATGGATGCGATCCGCAGCTTCGCACCGGGCTTCATCTTCACCACCGCCCTGCCCCCGGCGGTCGCCGCGGCGGCCACGGCCTCGATCCGGCACCTCAAGGCATCGTCCGCCGAACGCCAGCAGCAGCAGCGCCAAGTGGCCCGCACGAAGGCGGTCCTGAGCGGCGTCGGCCTGCCCGTCCTCGACACCGTCACGCATATCGTGCCGGTGATGGTGGGCGACGCGGAGGCCTGCAAGGCGGCCTCCGACCGGCTTCTGGACAAGCACGGCATCTACATCCAGCCGATCAACTACCCGACCGTGCCGCGCGGCACCGAGCGGCTGCGCATCACGCCGGGGCCGTTCCACTCGAACGCCCATATCGACGCCCTGGCGGCCGCTCTCGTGGAAGTCTGGACGGCGCTTCGGCTCCCGCTCGAGCCAAAAATCCAGGCCGCCGAATAA
- the murA gene encoding UDP-N-acetylglucosamine 1-carboxyvinyltransferase, with translation MDRIRIRGGAPLNGLIPISGAKNAALPLMIASLLTEETLELGNVPRLADISSLLRIMSNFGVDHSIAGRRPGQSSETGQTIRLTGKNIIDTTAPYELVSTMRASFWVIAPLVARFGHAKVSMPGGCAIGTRPVDLLIMALAKLGAAIEIEAGYVVATAPKGLIGSEIDFPKVTVGGTHVALMAATLAQGTTVIRNAAREPEVVDLAECLIKMGARIQGAGTSEIVVEGVTSLGGASHDVMPDRIETGTYAMAVAMTGGDIVLDNTRPDYLQAALDVLGQAGAEVSSTHGGIRIRRNGNGIQPVDVTTDPFPGFPTDLQAQFMALMTRANGTSRIRETIFENRFMHVQELARLGAQIRLDGDSAYVDGVAGLKGAPVMATDLRASVSLVIAGLVAEGETTINRVYHLDRGFEALEAKLARCGAQIERLRG, from the coding sequence ATGGATCGCATTCGCATCCGGGGCGGCGCGCCTCTCAACGGCTTGATTCCGATTTCAGGTGCCAAGAATGCGGCCCTGCCTCTCATGATCGCCAGCCTCCTGACGGAGGAGACCCTGGAGCTCGGCAACGTGCCGCGCCTCGCGGACATCTCCTCCCTCCTGCGGATCATGAGCAATTTCGGCGTCGATCACTCGATCGCCGGCCGCCGGCCCGGCCAGTCCTCGGAGACGGGGCAGACCATCCGCCTGACGGGAAAGAACATTATCGACACCACGGCCCCGTACGAGCTTGTCTCGACCATGCGGGCGAGCTTCTGGGTCATCGCTCCCCTGGTGGCCCGGTTCGGCCATGCCAAGGTGTCCATGCCCGGCGGCTGCGCCATCGGCACCCGGCCGGTCGACCTGCTCATCATGGCGCTCGCCAAGCTCGGCGCCGCCATCGAGATCGAGGCCGGTTATGTGGTGGCGACGGCCCCGAAGGGCCTGATCGGTTCCGAGATCGATTTCCCGAAAGTGACGGTGGGCGGCACCCACGTAGCCCTGATGGCCGCGACGCTGGCCCAGGGAACCACCGTGATTCGCAACGCCGCCCGCGAGCCCGAGGTGGTGGATCTGGCCGAATGCCTTATCAAGATGGGCGCCAGGATTCAGGGAGCCGGCACCTCGGAGATCGTGGTGGAAGGCGTGACCAGCCTCGGCGGGGCCTCACATGACGTCATGCCGGACCGGATCGAGACCGGCACCTATGCCATGGCGGTCGCCATGACGGGCGGCGATATCGTTCTGGACAATACCCGGCCCGATTATCTCCAGGCTGCTCTGGACGTTCTTGGACAGGCGGGGGCCGAAGTGTCCTCGACCCATGGGGGCATCCGGATCCGGCGCAACGGCAATGGCATCCAGCCGGTCGACGTGACCACCGATCCGTTCCCGGGCTTCCCGACCGACCTGCAGGCCCAGTTCATGGCTCTCATGACCCGGGCGAACGGGACCTCCCGCATCCGCGAGACGATCTTCGAGAACCGCTTCATGCACGTGCAGGAGCTCGCCCGCCTCGGCGCGCAGATCCGCCTCGATGGGGACAGCGCCTATGTGGATGGCGTGGCCGGGCTCAAGGGAGCGCCCGTCATGGCGACCGATCTGCGGGCCTCCGTGTCCCTGGTCATCGCGGGCCTCGTGGCCGAAGGTGAAACCACCATCAACCGGGTCTATCACCTGGATCGCGGCTTCGAGGCCCTCGAAGCCAAGCTCGCCCGTTGCGGCGCTCAGATCGAGCGCCTGAGGGGCTAG
- a CDS encoding DUF2948 family protein, whose product MDLLRLVAFDPEDLAVISAHLQDSLLRVGDIAYLPKERRFAIQTRRYDWEADTPRRRLTCMHFENVTGVRVRGIDQANKDAVLNLLAIAFEETNAPSGTATLIFADGGAIQVDLECIEMQMKDTGPVWAAESRPSHEEQLQPAGRP is encoded by the coding sequence ATGGACCTCCTGAGACTTGTCGCTTTCGATCCGGAAGATCTTGCCGTCATCTCCGCTCATCTGCAGGATTCCCTGCTGCGGGTGGGTGACATTGCCTATCTGCCGAAGGAACGGCGTTTCGCCATTCAGACGCGCCGCTACGACTGGGAGGCGGATACGCCCCGGCGCCGGTTGACCTGCATGCATTTCGAGAACGTCACGGGCGTGCGTGTCCGCGGCATCGACCAAGCCAACAAGGATGCGGTTCTTAACCTTCTCGCCATTGCCTTCGAGGAGACCAATGCCCCATCGGGCACTGCCACCTTGATCTTTGCCGACGGGGGAGCCATCCAGGTGGACCTGGAGTGCATCGAAATGCAGATGAAAGACACCGGCCCGGTCTGGGCCGCCGAAAGCCGCCCCTCGCACGAGGAACAGCTTCAGCCGGCGGGGCGCCCGTAA
- the hisD gene encoding histidinol dehydrogenase: MAQRLDAREPSFPLAFAALLSAKREVSEDVDQAVRAIIEDVVARGDEALIDFTYRFDGLALQPETLRISDAEIDAAEAQCPKEALEALALAKERIETYHRAQRPQDSMSTDPLGVTLGWRWTAIESVGLYVPGGRASYPSSVLMNAVPAKVAGVPRIAMVVPTPKGETNPLVLAAARLAGVDEVFRIGGAQAVAALAYGTGSVRPVAKIVGPGNAYVAAAKRRVFGQVGIDMIAGPSEVLILADQHGNPDWIAADLLAQAEHDPASQSILVTDSPALADAVEKAVERQLETLPKAEIARASWRDYGAIILIDRLENAIPLVDRLAPEHLEIETENAEELAAKVRNAGSIFLGSHTPEAIGDYVGGPNHVLPTARSARFSSGLGVLDFMKRTSILKCDADALRALGPAAITLGRSEGLEGHARSVAIRLNL, encoded by the coding sequence ATGGCGCAGAGGCTCGATGCGCGGGAGCCGTCCTTCCCGCTGGCTTTCGCCGCTCTCCTCTCGGCCAAGCGAGAGGTGTCGGAGGATGTGGATCAGGCCGTCCGGGCGATCATCGAGGATGTGGTGGCGCGGGGCGACGAGGCCCTGATCGACTTCACCTATCGCTTCGATGGGCTGGCGCTCCAGCCCGAGACCCTGCGCATCTCGGATGCCGAGATCGACGCGGCCGAGGCCCAATGCCCCAAGGAGGCGCTGGAAGCCCTGGCTCTGGCCAAGGAGCGCATCGAGACTTATCACCGGGCCCAGCGCCCGCAGGATTCCATGTCCACGGACCCGCTCGGCGTCACGCTGGGCTGGCGCTGGACCGCGATCGAATCCGTCGGCCTCTATGTGCCCGGAGGTCGTGCCAGTTACCCGTCCTCCGTCCTGATGAACGCCGTGCCGGCGAAGGTGGCGGGTGTTCCGCGCATCGCCATGGTGGTGCCGACTCCCAAGGGCGAGACGAACCCGCTCGTCCTGGCGGCCGCGCGCCTGGCCGGCGTCGACGAGGTCTTCCGCATCGGCGGCGCACAGGCGGTGGCGGCGCTCGCATACGGAACCGGGTCGGTGCGGCCGGTCGCCAAGATCGTCGGGCCCGGCAACGCCTATGTGGCTGCCGCCAAGCGCCGTGTCTTCGGACAGGTCGGCATCGACATGATCGCCGGTCCCTCCGAGGTGCTGATCCTGGCGGACCAGCATGGCAATCCCGATTGGATCGCCGCGGATCTTCTGGCCCAGGCCGAGCACGATCCGGCCTCGCAGTCGATCCTTGTAACGGACTCCCCCGCTCTCGCAGATGCGGTGGAGAAGGCCGTCGAGCGCCAACTCGAAACCTTGCCCAAGGCGGAGATCGCCCGTGCGAGCTGGCGCGATTACGGAGCCATCATCCTGATCGACCGGCTCGAGAACGCCATCCCCCTCGTGGACCGGCTTGCCCCCGAGCATCTCGAAATCGAGACGGAGAATGCCGAGGAACTCGCGGCCAAAGTCCGCAATGCGGGCTCGATCTTCCTCGGCAGCCACACGCCGGAAGCCATCGGCGACTATGTCGGCGGGCCGAACCACGTGCTGCCCACCGCCCGGTCCGCCCGCTTCTCCTCGGGCCTCGGCGTACTTGACTTCATGAAGCGAACCTCGATCCTGAAATGCGACGCGGACGCGCTGCGTGCGCTCGGCCCCGCGGCGATCACGCTCGGGCGTTCGGAGGGGCTGGAGGGGCATGCGCGGTCGGTCGCGATCCGCCTGAACCTTTAA
- a CDS encoding UPF0262 family protein, producing the protein MVSEAKARSRLVAVTLDEASIGRGNPDQEHERAIAIYDILEANHFGLPNYEGGPYALRISLIEKKLCFEVTAQDGAHLVSHHLSLTPFRKAIRDYELICDSYYQAIRSASPAQIEAIDMGRRGLHNEAAELLMKRLDGKLILDFDTARRIFTLIFALHWKG; encoded by the coding sequence ATGGTGAGCGAAGCGAAGGCGCGGAGCCGGCTGGTCGCCGTCACGCTCGACGAGGCCTCCATCGGTCGCGGCAATCCCGATCAGGAGCACGAACGGGCCATCGCCATCTACGACATCCTCGAGGCAAACCATTTCGGTCTGCCGAATTACGAAGGCGGTCCCTACGCCCTGCGCATCTCGCTGATCGAGAAGAAGCTATGCTTCGAGGTCACGGCACAGGATGGCGCGCATCTCGTCTCGCATCACTTGTCTTTGACGCCGTTCCGCAAAGCGATCCGCGACTACGAGCTGATCTGCGACAGCTATTATCAGGCCATCCGTTCCGCCTCGCCGGCGCAGATCGAAGCCATCGACATGGGACGGCGCGGATTGCACAACGAGGCGGCCGAACTCCTGATGAAGCGCCTGGACGGCAAGCTGATCCTCGACTTCGATACAGCGCGCCGCATTTTCACATTGATCTTCGCGCTTCACTGGAAGGGCTGA
- a CDS encoding low molecular weight phosphatase family protein, whose translation MDEPRSKRIHSVLFVCAMNAVRSVMAEAIARHYFGQSIYVQSAGVRKSDADGFTASILSEIGIDASKHKPRTLQELEEWEGLNFDLIISLSPEAHHAALELTRTIAAEVEYWPTPDPTITQGSREQVLDAYRNIRDGLMYRIRLRLKQGSAKSPDDREGA comes from the coding sequence TTGGACGAGCCCCGCTCGAAACGGATCCATTCGGTTCTGTTCGTCTGCGCCATGAATGCGGTGCGTTCCGTCATGGCCGAAGCCATCGCGCGGCATTACTTCGGCCAGTCGATCTATGTGCAGTCCGCCGGTGTTCGCAAAAGCGACGCGGACGGTTTCACCGCGTCGATCCTGTCCGAGATCGGCATCGACGCCTCCAAGCACAAGCCGCGCACGCTGCAGGAACTGGAGGAATGGGAGGGGCTGAATTTCGACCTCATCATCTCCCTCTCGCCGGAGGCCCATCACGCGGCGCTCGAACTGACGCGGACCATCGCGGCCGAAGTGGAATACTGGCCGACGCCCGATCCGACCATCACGCAGGGTTCGCGCGAGCAGGTGCTCGACGCCTATCGCAACATTCGCGACGGATTGATGTACCGCATCCGCCTGCGGCTCAAGCAGGGCTCAGCCAAAAGCCCTGATGACCGCGAGGGTGCCTAG
- a CDS encoding AzlD family protein — protein MNSAETIIAGPWGSILAIGAMALVTFLCRIAGVVVMSRVRLTPRIERGLRALPGSIILATILPVVIDNGPPAMMALAAAIVAMVVTRIDIVGLLAGLGTLAVIRAFG, from the coding sequence ATGAACTCCGCCGAGACGATCATCGCGGGCCCATGGGGCTCCATACTCGCCATCGGCGCCATGGCCCTGGTGACGTTCCTGTGCCGCATCGCTGGCGTCGTCGTGATGAGCCGGGTGCGGCTCACGCCGCGCATCGAGCGGGGGCTGCGCGCCCTGCCAGGCTCCATCATCCTGGCGACGATCCTGCCGGTGGTGATCGACAACGGCCCGCCTGCGATGATGGCCCTTGCGGCGGCTATCGTGGCGATGGTCGTGACGCGGATCGACATCGTCGGCCTTCTCGCGGGCCTAGGCACCCTCGCGGTCATCAGGGCTTTTGGCTGA